In the Fundulus heteroclitus isolate FHET01 chromosome 23, MU-UCD_Fhet_4.1, whole genome shotgun sequence genome, CTGGACGAGTCCATCTGCATGCTGGACGTCCTCTGTGTGGCCCGACTGGGCTCCAATGTGAAGAAGACGGTCCTGCTGTGCTCGCCGGCGCCGGACGGCCCGGTCCACTACACGTCGCTACAGTGGAGCGGGATGGTGTAGCGGtgggacgggggggggggcactttcAGCTGAATTCAGCGACACGAGGGAAGGACAAGGACCTAATTTTGATTAATCCATCATAATCCAGAACACAGACATTTAAacggatcagaacaaagcagcttTAGTTATGGGTCCGGTCAGAAGTCTGGCTCATGGACTGAACTGACTCAGAGGGTCATTAAAGCTTCTTGGGCCCCTGGCAGCAACCTGGGGCCCTTTAACTCTGAGCTGATGTAAGATGGTGtggagattttctttttgtcctcTAACTTTTCTCATCTTTGTGCAAAGACCCCCCAAGTCCCCTGAGAGATTCTCCTTTGGGTTCTGGAGCCTTTTGACCCATTAGGCTGGTACCAAAATGGCACGACTGACTCTCAGGGGCCAGGAGATCATTGTTCATTAGAAAAGTCGTTATTAAAGCGGAAACTCTTCGGatgattaaaaatgttcattatGAAGACTTTTTTAGTTAAACAATAACCTAATTTATTCACAACACAAAGGGAAACATGTCTCAGACGTCTGAATAGAAAGAAAACTGCTCTGATCGAAGCATCATAGCGCGGGTCAATAAAATTatgagttttaaattttttttttttttatttatttgcaattaAAAACCATTCTGCAGCTGAATCTATTCCTTTTTCTCTGGGATTTATCGTTTCCTTGGATGAACCCTTTGACTGGTCACCTCATCTTCAGGTTCCGCTGATAGCTGCCAccagtagggggcgctgtaACGCGACCTGTTCACTGACCTATATTATACACTgaagtgctgattttgccgaaaaactgaagtcactggccgccatcttgctcctccctactctcatagaatcccacaggatttggttgcaacaacaagcagttttctggctgtgtgaaaacgtttcacaggtaattctacagtcagtggatgtacaaacactatcaactactaggaaattaggtgctgaaatattttacatgttattcatagtgtgtgtgtgtgtgtgtgtatgtgtatatatatatatatatatatatatatatatatatatatatatatatatatatatatatatatatatatatatatgtgtgtgtgtgtaaatatgtttttgtatattgttatttatatatatttatatatatgtatgtaaatatgtttttgtatattgttatttatatatttataaatgttttatttatttatatatataaattaataaaatgcaaaatatttcagcacatgactctctcagtacttgatagttttagaacataacataaaagtatatggcatttgacattttaaaagtcttaagcccccctgaacatgagaaaatcctcattattcgatgctgtagcgcacatattccctagttactggggggaaatagggagtaccaatatggcggctggtggcttcaaagtgactcgttcttacagcggctattagcactccagtgtataatataacTCAGTGGACCTGTTGTCTGCTCAGTAGAACGGGTCCGTCCCATTCCAGTCAATGGCGGCTCCGTCCCATTTTGTCCTGATGGTCATCTCCAGGGACGGGAACCTTTTCTCCGGGTCTGCCTCTGTAGACAGGGCCTCCCAGTGGTGGGAATGAGTATCTGCGAGAGAACACGCCTGTTTTTGAACAACAAATGGCTTAACAGACCTGAATCACAGGTAACGGCGCTGTTTACCGACGGTTAGCCGGGTTGTGGACCTCTGGCAGTTCTGGCCGTTGTAATAGTAGAGCTGGAACTGGTGCTCCATCCTCCAGTCGGACAGCAGGGACCGGTTCAGGCTGAACAGAACCGAGTAGGTGCTGTTGATGCAGCAGACCCAGACCGGAAACCTGGGGGTCTTCAGCATGCTGCCCACCTGCAGGAACGTAGAACGTTTTGTTCAGGTGATTAAATGAGTAACTGTGAATCTTACGGAGCGTTCTCCTGTTCAGGGCCTCCCTGGATGTTAGCGTTGCCTTTTTCTGGCGGTCAGTGGGCGAGCGGCGGGGTACGCACTGCCAggtcagtccatcacagagacacaAGCAACcacccacacatacacaccagAGCAATTTAAAGATTTAACAATTAATCTAATTatgttttggactgtgggaggaggcCAGAGCACCTGGAGAACACTTGTGGCATGCTCAGGGAGAATATGCTAAATCTATGCCATTAAAACATGccgaaaataaaatccaacaacattgtgcttttttgtctctcttgttgtgtctctgttctgtcttctgtaacccccagtcggtcgaggcagatgaccgttcatactgagcctggttctgctggaggttttccttcctgttaatggggagtttttcttcccactgtcgcttcatgcatgctcagtatgagggattgctgcaaagccatcaacaatgcagatgactcttcctgtggctctacggttcttcaggagtgaatgctgcttggagagactttgatgcaatcaactggttcacTTACATAGGAAtttatttgaccaatctgtataatatgattgaacttgattttgtaaagtgccttgagatgacatgtttcatgatttggcgctatagaaataaaattgaattgaattgaattgaatttcaagTGTTCAAATACTGACAAAATGGGACAGGAACACTGTATCCGGGACTTTTTGTGCAGTGACTGCAGTGATATAACCAAACAGACTTCGTAACAACGGCTATACTGCCCCTGCTGGCCGGGAGGACGCAGACAGGTGAAAAATGAATGTAGCAGTAATTAAAGAAGGTGACTTGTTTTTCAAACTACTCTATGGTGGAGAGTTAGTTACCTGTGGCAGCCCGCCTCGGTCCATCTGCTCCCGGCTCCAGTGAAGGTAACCCACATCGCTGCGAGACAGGACgccctgcagggggcgctccagcGGCTGGCCGTCCTCCCCAAACTGCAGCGTCCCGTTGAAAACGTGAGTGCTGGCCCTGCCTGTCAGCAGCAGGTTGAGTAAAGCCTGCAGAGATACCAGCATCAtgaacagaaccagagcagCAGGTGACACCTCCTGGACCCGTTTGTTCATCCATCAGGGTCCAGTTCTGCAGAGCGAGGAGTTAGCAAGGATAAAAGAGACCCGGGGAACGTTTAAAGGCGTCCGCCAGAACCATTAATGCTAGTTTCAGGTGATCCACATGGCAGGAAGTCTAATCAGCACACTGGTGGAAACCCCTTCACAGGATCCACTCTACCTGGGACAGGTGAGCATCTTACCTGACGACACACAAAGTTTCCCAGACTGAGGTGCAGCAGATGGGAAGTGTTGGACTCCAGATCGTCCCTGAGCCtggaaggaaaaagaagaaCCAGGGTGAAGTTGCAGAGCTTCTCTGACCTGAGGTTCTGCAGTAAAACCAGACAACCAGAGTAAAGTCCtaactttaactttaattaACCCCTGCTGGTCTTGGCCCTAATTCAGTTTAACTCAGATTTACAGCGACTGTTTGGTCTCTGAAGTCCAACAACATAGAGTGTTACCTGTCGACCGTCCGGGAGCAGATCAGGCTGTACAGGAACAGGATGACTCCATGACTCCCCTCCTCTTTAAACTGCAAACACACATAGAAAAACCTGATATTTAACGGTTTTCCAGGCCTTAAAGTCCACCTCAGTCCACGCATCCGACCTGAAGACCTTCCAGCTACATAGAATCAGAGCAGAATGGAATCGGTGCTGATTTCTGGATTTACTCACACACTGAATGTGGTCCAGGATGAACTTCCAGACGTCCTCCTTCTTGTTGAAGGTGAACAACTGGAGCTGAAACGCATCACGGAGTCGATATGGATGATGGCGCGCCACACGGAGCAGGGCAGAGAATCTGGACAGAACTGACCTTCTCCGTGAAGTTGTCCAGCTTGTAGTCCAAGTGAGGAGTGATGCAGTAGTCCTCGGACACCAAGGTGACGGTGGCCCGCTCCTCCTGACCGGCCAACCACAGGCTGTCAGAAAGTGCCGCTGCGAGCGCCTTTTCCTGGTCCCTCTGTCCCACCTGACTGAGGCTGGCGGAGGAGACACGTCACTCTCCACTGAATTAATCCCATTCATTTTtatacaaaacaaagagaatTTCCTAATGGAAGCGGAGTGGTCTCTCCAGGTTCTGTTGCTCAGACTGGTTCCAGGCTTCCAGAGGCGGGTTTGTTAACTTCCATCAACTTTTTCTTTGGGAAAGTAGCTACTTGTTAAGAGGGTTTTAGGAATGATGATCTTTACAGATTAAACCCAAAGTTCCCACACTGTATGGAACCCTGAAGGTAGGCCCGCGCGCTTtagcaggcccgtattaagacaatgtggtgcccctgggcactatacctcaaagcccccccccccttacccgtgctgtcctccggtcaaaaacatcagacataatcaaggggatttctgtaatgtaatttactatttactaacttacaaaACTACATAGGCATattatgagcagtgagcaatattgaaatatctcattttaaaatgttgaaatcaaaaaaatcttgatttatttatcatttattattattgtgacatcagtgttcacaaaacaaataatgcatggtctttcaacaatttcaagtaaataatataacaatttatgaaaaatatatttttaaagcatgtgtcatgtggttggtgcccctgggcactggcccccTGGCCCTTaaggataatccggccctggctTCAGCCCTGTACCTTCATCTGATTGGCCACACAAAccatccaatcagagagcaGATGGTTGGTTTGGAGACGGATGATGAGTTCCTCAGATCCTCAGGTGGATCCACCTTGTGTTAGAGAGCGAACAGAACCAGATAAAGACCTCTGATGTTCTGACGGTTCCAGTTCTGATAACTCTGACCAAACTGATCCTTCAAAGGTTAAGCTTCACAATCAGGAGCCGAGCTCTGAGCTCCATGACTGGACAGGTAAGTTTATATCTACAGGTGGTTTTGACTCCAGTTGACTCTGTGGCTGTCTCTATTTCAGCTAGCCATGTTTCAGGTGTCATGTGATCTTGTGTGCACAGGTGAAGGTGTCATGTCCGGACATCTGTACTCACCTGTTCAGCGTCCGTCTGTCTGTGCCGCCTGGTCGGCTGAACAGCAGGTACTTGATGATGCGAGCCTGGATGACCATCTGAATAGCGCGGGCTCCACCCTGAAACACAACACCTGTGCAGGTGAGATGACTCAAGCTGACCAAAACTCAGCCTGATAGAAACAAAACTGTGTCTGGCTCAACAGATGTTGGTTGGTCTTTTTAAAATTCAGCCCTGACAAATAAAATCTTGCTTGGACTGATTAAAACTTTCTCTGGACAGACAAGAACTTTGCTTGATACAACCAAAGCCCAGCTTCAACAAACTAAAACTCTTGGTGGTCTGACTCAAAGTTAGCTTCAGCCGACTAAAGTTCAGTTTCTTTAGACTGAAACTACGGTTGGTCTTGCTAGAATTCAGCTTCAGCAGACAAAACTTCAGCTTAGTCTAACCAAAGTTTGGTCCCAGTAAACTTCAGCCTCAGCTCTGCCCGGTATCATCAAAATGCTGCGGCCTTCAACATCAACAATGGGGAAAAACACCTTCTGCACCGTCTTACCAGAAGTAACGGGTCTACCCAGATAAATTCAGGGGTGCCAACCAGTTACCTGGCCACAGGCTGGGCCTGGTAGCTGATTTAGTCAACAGATACTTTGTAAAACCCATAAGCTCATTTCAGGTGAGGTATTTTATTCTTCGTGATGTCATAGCCCCGCCCCTGACCAAACCAAAGGTAAGTCAAATGTAACAACAAAGTGCATCTTTTGATGTATTTCAGTGATTGCACAACTTGACACAAACAGGCCCAGGATGATAGGGAAAATATTTTCGctgtttaaatctttttttgttgttgcatagATGAAAGCATTTCAAGGAAAGCGGTGCAGCTCAGTTGGACCTTTTCCCATTGTGGCTACACCTTTAAGAGGATAACACAGAGCTGACAGGGAACGTGTTAAACCGACTGTGAATCAGTTTATATCCACTAACGTGAGTCGGTGTACCAGGATTTGCATGGGTAAAAGGAATTTGTGCTGCCAGGGCACCAAAACCTTACCTGACTCCgtcagatggatttgctccgcatatccatctggaaaccttccgttgaagtaattttgggaaggggcgaaaatactggttagctgattggcctatgttggtgatagacgggccaaataaaccaatcagatcaacgaagcatatgacgtactaacagcgacgacgaaaaaacaaccacaagctcttgccgaaaccagtcgggagaagagcaaaaacatcttttcctctgagaaaagcctccagagcagtgttttgctcttctttcagtgaagaaatactctgtaattccgataaaacttgctcgatagccacgctaacgctagtttcatcggctgaagccgccatgttctttagactgaactgtcgcgcttctggttgcgtcacacctcaacccgcctcaaagccaacgctgattggacgttcgtttggtgaacggctccaaattttcttcaacggaaagtagccagactgatctgcgagtgaaaccttgaaagctcgcgagatcaggatggtctcacgaggctaaccaAAACCTGCTTTTGCCCAAGGACCCAAGTCCTCCATGATCCGGTTCTGGCAAAAGGTGTATAAAACCCA is a window encoding:
- the mindy4b gene encoding inactive ubiquitin carboxyl-terminal hydrolase MINDY-4B; this translates as MVVLTVVLTGVVVMTDSGLDYIELLQDEVNKNPDRLLDVGKEEDQDEVPCRTLPALYSIPRTLVISPGLGGAPVTPQLTESLRRILFGGTFHVFNYEWRKSFFQFRDPGSELSYALEADRGGARAIQMVIQARIIKYLLFSRPGGTDRRTLNSLSQVGQRDQEKALAAALSDSLWLAGQEERATVTLVSEDYCITPHLDYKLDNFTEKLQLFTFNKKEDVWKFILDHIQCFKEEGSHGVILFLYSLICSRTVDRLRDDLESNTSHLLHLSLGNFVCRQALLNLLLTGRASTHVFNGTLQFGEDGQPLERPLQGVLSRSDVGYLHWSREQMDRGGLPQVGSMLKTPRFPVWVCCINSTYSVLFSLNRSLLSDWRMEHQFQLYYYNGQNCQRSTTRLTVDTHSHHWEALSTEADPEKRFPSLEMTIRTKWDGAAIDWNGTDPFY